The Desulfovibrio piger DNA segment GCCAGTCCCTGACGCAATTCCGCCTCGGAAAGCTGCAGGTGGGTGGCCAGCCGTGACACATAGGGGCTGACCAGCTCCGGCACTTCCACATGGCGCAAAAAATTCTTGGCCCATTCCACGGTCTCGCGCGGGGCCAGGGCGCGCAGTACGTCCAGACAAAAACGCAGCCCGTCCGGCGCCTGGGCCTGCAGGGCCTCGAAGGCCTCCACGCCCTGCGTGCGCAGCAGGCTGTCGATGTCCTCGCCTTCGGGCATCAGGACAACGGTGCAGGCCAGACCACGGGTGAGCAGCATCTCGCAGGAACGCAGGGCGGCCTTGCGGCCGGCGCGGTCCCCGTCGAACAACAGGGTGAGCTGCGAGGTGAAGCCGGAAAGACGCTTGATCTGGTCCGGGGTCAGGGCGGTGCCCAGCACGCCCACGGCATTGTCGTAGCCGAACTGGTGCAGGGTCAGCACGTCCATGTAGCCCTCGGTCAAAAGGGCCCGTCCCTTTACAGTAATGCCTTTTCTGGCCTGGGCAAGACCGTAAAGATGTTCTCCTTTCTTGTAGATGGGCGTATCGGAACTGTTGATGTACTTGGCTTCGTCCTCGTCCGCGATGATACGCCCGCCAAAGGCGATGACCTGGTTGGAAAGGTTCTTGATGGGAAAGATGAGACGGCCCCGAAAGCGGTCATAGACCGAGCCCCGGTCCGAGCGTCCCACCAGTCCGGCCTCGGCGGCCAGGCGCATGTCGTAGCCCGCGCGCTGCAGGGCCAGGTCCAGCGAATGCCAGTCACGCCGCGCCCAGCCCAGACCGAAACGCTCCACGATCTCCGGGCTCAGGCCGCGCCGCTGTATGTAGGCCCGGCACTCCTCGGCTTCCGGGCTTTTGAGGGCCGCGGCAAAATGGGCCGCCGCCAGCTCGTACATGCGCAGCATGGTCTGGCGGGAAGAACGCCGCTGCCGGTCCTCTTCCTGCCGTTTTTTGTCAACGGGCCCGCGATCCAGCGTGATGCCGGCCTCGGCGGCCAGCTGCTCCAGGGTCTCGCGGAAATCCAGGCCGTTGATGCGGCCGTAGAAATCGAAGATGTCCCCGGACGCCTGGCAGCCGAAACAGTAGAACAGGCCCTGTTCCTCGTTGACCGAGAAACTGGGCTTGGTCTCCTGATGGAAGGGGCAGGGCGCCACCCAGCGCGGCCC contains these protein-coding regions:
- the dnaG gene encoding DNA primase → MQSRDAIRAIKERLNITDIVRRYVDLKRNGPRWVAPCPFHQETKPSFSVNEEQGLFYCFGCQASGDIFDFYGRINGLDFRETLEQLAAEAGITLDRGPVDKKRQEEDRQRRSSRQTMLRMYELAAAHFAAALKSPEAEECRAYIQRRGLSPEIVERFGLGWARRDWHSLDLALQRAGYDMRLAAEAGLVGRSDRGSVYDRFRGRLIFPIKNLSNQVIAFGGRIIADEDEAKYINSSDTPIYKKGEHLYGLAQARKGITVKGRALLTEGYMDVLTLHQFGYDNAVGVLGTALTPDQIKRLSGFTSQLTLLFDGDRAGRKAALRSCEMLLTRGLACTVVLMPEGEDIDSLLRTQGVEAFEALQAQAPDGLRFCLDVLRALAPRETVEWAKNFLRHVEVPELVSPYVSRLATHLQLSEAELRQGLADSRRPGPDGQTTRPSRARQNMRDRQIMMYAVRYPDRLDDLRDLGADLALQSDIARQLWDKIEEWGSDEAPYHLDQREKNFWSFCRGAEAAPRDDGDRELAALRHDLDAYYAATQRQSVTAALRQNTGTGDFAADLEYLRALQETLEQGHEQS